In Kineococcus sp. NBC_00420, a single genomic region encodes these proteins:
- a CDS encoding dihydrofolate reductase produces the protein MIGLVWAQSANGVIGADGRIPWRIPEDMDHFSQLTAGSTVVMGRATWESLPPRFRPLPERRNVVLSRDADYVADGAEVVHDLTTALAGTGRADGDVWVIGGQAVYQAALGHADVLVVTEVDLEVEGDTRAPRIGEEWSQTETGEWRTSTKGPRFRICTWHRSG, from the coding sequence GTGATCGGCCTGGTGTGGGCCCAGAGCGCCAACGGCGTCATCGGTGCGGACGGCCGGATCCCCTGGCGGATCCCCGAGGACATGGACCACTTCTCGCAACTCACCGCCGGCTCCACCGTCGTCATGGGCCGCGCCACCTGGGAGTCCCTGCCGCCGAGGTTCCGGCCGCTGCCCGAGCGTCGCAACGTCGTCCTCTCCCGGGACGCGGACTACGTCGCCGACGGCGCCGAGGTCGTCCACGACCTGACCACGGCGCTCGCGGGCACCGGTCGGGCAGATGGCGACGTCTGGGTCATCGGTGGTCAGGCCGTCTACCAGGCCGCCCTCGGGCACGCCGACGTCCTCGTCGTCACCGAGGTGGACCTCGAGGTCGAGGGCGACACGCGTGCCCCGCGGATCGGGGAGGAGTGGTCGCAGACGGAGACGGGGGAGTGGCGCACCTCCACGAAGGGGCCGCGCTTCCGGATCTGCACCTGGCACCGATCGGGCTGA